A DNA window from Eikenella exigua contains the following coding sequences:
- a CDS encoding aromatic amino acid transporter: MNQKPSVLGGAMIIAGTVIGAGMLANPTATAGIWFVGSLIVLLYTWFSMLSSGLMILEATTHYPPGANFDTIVKDLLGRGWSIITGLSVAFVLYLLTYAYIFTGGNLTAQALQAPLWVGQIVFALIFAGCVWWSTFWVDRGTTILIGGMIMTFLWANGGLLLSAQPAILFDTAGSENGSYWIYLGTALPVCLASFGFHGNVSGLFDYFRGDAKKVARSLWLGTLVALVIYALWQFAVQGNLPRSQFGPVIAAQDNVAALLAALAQVAGSGLVRVLSLFSYMAIASSFLGVTLGLLDYLTDLFGFGTSRAGRSKAAALTFLPPLVACLLFPTGFVLAISYVGFAATVWTAFVPALLLYACRKKFGEGKGYRVYGGKWLMAWVFFFGLANVAAQILSRANILPVFNG; this comes from the coding sequence ATGAATCAAAAACCCTCCGTACTCGGCGGCGCCATGATTATCGCCGGCACTGTAATCGGCGCCGGTATGCTCGCCAACCCCACCGCCACTGCCGGCATCTGGTTTGTCGGCTCGCTCATCGTGCTGCTCTACACCTGGTTTTCCATGCTCTCCAGTGGCCTGATGATTCTCGAAGCCACCACCCACTACCCGCCCGGCGCCAACTTCGACACCATCGTTAAAGACCTGCTCGGCCGCGGCTGGAGCATCATCACCGGCCTTTCCGTGGCCTTCGTGCTCTACCTGCTTACCTACGCCTACATCTTCACCGGCGGCAACCTCACTGCCCAAGCCCTCCAAGCGCCGCTATGGGTAGGGCAGATTGTGTTTGCCCTCATCTTCGCCGGTTGCGTATGGTGGTCCACCTTTTGGGTAGACCGCGGCACCACCATCCTCATCGGCGGCATGATTATGACCTTCCTCTGGGCCAACGGCGGCCTGCTCCTTTCCGCCCAGCCCGCCATATTATTCGATACTGCCGGCAGCGAAAACGGCAGCTACTGGATCTATCTCGGCACCGCCCTGCCCGTCTGCCTCGCCTCCTTCGGCTTCCACGGCAACGTGTCCGGCCTGTTCGACTACTTCCGGGGCGACGCCAAAAAAGTGGCCCGCTCGCTCTGGCTCGGTACCTTGGTGGCGCTGGTAATCTACGCCCTCTGGCAGTTCGCCGTGCAAGGCAACCTGCCGCGCAGCCAGTTCGGCCCCGTGATTGCCGCGCAAGACAACGTGGCCGCCCTGCTCGCCGCCCTCGCCCAAGTGGCTGGCAGCGGGCTGGTGCGCGTGCTCTCCCTGTTTTCCTACATGGCCATCGCCTCCTCCTTCCTCGGCGTAACCCTCGGCCTGCTCGACTACCTCACCGACCTGTTCGGCTTCGGCACCAGCCGCGCCGGCCGCAGCAAAGCCGCCGCCCTCACCTTCCTGCCTCCGCTCGTTGCCTGCCTGCTGTTCCCCACCGGCTTCGTGCTCGCCATCAGCTACGTCGGCTTTGCCGCCACCGTGTGGACGGCATTCGTGCCCGCCCTGCTGCTCTACGCCTGCCGCAAAAAATTCGGCGAAGGCAAAGGCTACCGCGTGTACGGCGGGAAATGGCTGATGGCTTGGGTGTTCTTCTTCGGGCTGGCCAACGTAGCCGCCCAAATCCTCAGCCGTGCCAATATCCTGCCCGTATTTAATGGCTGA
- the cytX gene encoding putative hydroxymethylpyrimidine transporter CytX, which translates to MEQQADKLSVTASAVIWFGAAVSVAEILTGMLFAPLGWRMGLLAVAIGHVIGGVLFYLAGLIGAQTGRSAMETVQLSFGRRGSLLFSAANVVQLVGWTAIMIFTGAQAAVALTAGWSGAQIGWSVIIGALILLWLRIGMRNFSKINFVSMGTLFALTLWLSVQVASGEPAAAGQADAEAMSFGLAVELAAVMPLSWLPLVSDYTRRAAKTRVATLSATLAYFCTSSWMYAIGLAAALFAGQSEIAPMLQYAGLGAAGILVVVLSTVSTTFLDAYSAGVSFHSISSRFGEVAVAAAVTLLGTLLALVFDVSRFEGFLYFIGSVFAPMIAVQIADYFVLKRKPASGEVDWVSLALWLAGFVFYRLMLQWQPPLGTTLPVIAATFALTLLVRKLLPASDGAAVHES; encoded by the coding sequence ATGGAACAGCAGGCAGATAAACTTTCGGTTACCGCTTCGGCGGTGATTTGGTTTGGGGCGGCGGTGTCGGTGGCGGAAATTCTCACCGGCATGCTGTTTGCGCCGTTGGGTTGGCGCATGGGCCTTTTGGCAGTGGCTATTGGCCATGTGATCGGCGGGGTGCTGTTTTATCTGGCCGGGCTGATTGGGGCGCAAACGGGTCGCAGTGCGATGGAAACGGTACAGCTTTCCTTCGGCCGTCGCGGCTCGCTGCTGTTTTCGGCGGCCAACGTGGTGCAGCTGGTGGGCTGGACAGCGATTATGATTTTTACCGGGGCGCAGGCTGCGGTGGCGCTCACGGCGGGCTGGAGCGGCGCGCAGATAGGCTGGAGCGTAATTATCGGTGCGCTGATTTTGCTGTGGCTGCGTATTGGGATGCGGAATTTCAGCAAAATCAATTTTGTGTCGATGGGCACGCTGTTTGCGTTGACGCTGTGGCTGAGTGTTCAGGTAGCCTCCGGTGAGCCGGCGGCAGCCGGGCAGGCAGATGCGGAAGCGATGAGTTTCGGGCTGGCGGTGGAGCTGGCGGCGGTGATGCCGCTGTCGTGGCTGCCGCTGGTGTCGGACTACACACGCCGTGCAGCCAAGACGCGGGTGGCCACGCTTTCGGCTACGTTGGCTTATTTCTGCACCAGCTCGTGGATGTATGCCATCGGGTTGGCCGCGGCGCTGTTTGCCGGCCAGAGCGAAATCGCGCCGATGCTGCAATATGCCGGGCTGGGCGCGGCCGGGATTTTGGTGGTGGTGTTGTCTACGGTGAGCACGACGTTTTTGGATGCGTATTCGGCCGGGGTGAGCTTCCACAGCATCAGCAGCCGTTTTGGTGAAGTGGCGGTGGCAGCGGCGGTTACGTTGCTGGGCACGCTGCTGGCGCTGGTGTTTGATGTGAGCCGCTTTGAAGGGTTTTTGTATTTTATCGGCTCGGTGTTTGCACCGATGATTGCGGTGCAGATTGCGGATTATTTTGTGCTGAAACGCAAGCCGGCTTCGGGGGAAGTGGATTGGGTGAGCCTAGCATTGTGGCTGGCGGGTTTTGTGTTCTACCGCCTGATGCTGCAATGGCAGCCGCCGCTGGGCACCACGCTGCCGGTGATTGCGGCCACGTTTGCGCTGACGCTGCTGGTGCGTAAGTTGCTGCCGGCATCGGACGGGGCGGCAGTACATGAAAGTTGA
- the ruvX gene encoding Holliday junction resolvase RuvX, whose product MLNIPHGTTLAFDFGETRIGVAQGDAEVGIAHPLATISGEGNDKKFAAIAALVAEWRPVQFVVGLPLSTDGGEHEMTRLARKFGHRLNGRFGLPVYWADERLTSLYATELLNQTGLRGRKQKPVLDQVAAQAILQGFFEGGWVEEFHG is encoded by the coding sequence ATGCTTAATATCCCACACGGCACCACGCTGGCCTTCGATTTCGGCGAAACCCGCATCGGCGTGGCGCAGGGCGACGCCGAAGTGGGCATTGCCCACCCGCTGGCCACCATCAGCGGCGAGGGCAACGACAAAAAATTCGCCGCCATTGCCGCCCTGGTGGCCGAATGGCGGCCGGTGCAATTCGTGGTGGGGCTGCCGCTTTCCACCGACGGCGGCGAACACGAAATGACCCGTTTGGCTCGCAAGTTCGGCCACCGCCTCAACGGCCGCTTCGGCCTGCCCGTGTATTGGGCAGACGAGCGGCTCACCTCGCTCTATGCCACCGAGCTCCTCAATCAAACCGGCCTACGTGGCCGCAAACAAAAGCCCGTGCTCGACCAAGTGGCCGCACAGGCGATTTTGCAGGGCTTCTTTGAAGGCGGCTGGGTGGAAGAGTTTCACGGTTGA
- a CDS encoding YqgE/AlgH family protein, with product MDLTNHFLIAMPDMQDNFFAESVVYVCSYSAEGCMGVIINKPSPLPLRQILSAQQHAEPQHLFDDYIFLGGPVQVDRGFVLHSPAGNWMSSIIVGDNLALTSSGDILPHLHDEQSVKQAMLFMGYTGWSAGQLERELAENSWLTVPASEHIIFGMPHEQRYHAAMSLLNIAPEQLIRTGGHA from the coding sequence ATGGATTTAACCAACCATTTCCTCATCGCCATGCCCGATATGCAGGATAATTTCTTTGCCGAAAGCGTGGTGTATGTTTGCTCCTATTCCGCCGAAGGCTGCATGGGCGTGATTATCAACAAGCCCTCGCCGCTGCCGCTGCGGCAGATTCTGTCTGCCCAGCAGCACGCCGAGCCGCAGCATTTGTTTGACGACTATATCTTCTTGGGCGGCCCGGTGCAGGTAGATCGCGGGTTTGTGCTGCACAGCCCGGCGGGCAACTGGATGAGCAGCATCATCGTGGGCGACAACCTTGCGCTCACCTCCTCCGGCGACATCCTTCCCCATCTGCACGACGAACAAAGCGTGAAGCAGGCCATGCTGTTTATGGGCTACACCGGCTGGAGTGCCGGCCAGCTCGAGCGCGAGCTGGCAGAAAACAGCTGGCTCACCGTGCCGGCCAGCGAACACATCATATTCGGCATGCCGCACGAGCAGCGCTACCACGCTGCCATGTCGCTGCTTAATATTGCACCCGAACAACTCATCCGAACCGGCGGCCATGCTTAA
- a CDS encoding C40 family peptidase yields the protein MKWIKQATLCALAVLAFGLAPTAYAAPEGLDNDALERLIRERTGRGGHSNNAPAPSRQSSSAGSRASSGSQDEAGDLIMNAMSLIGLSYRFGGNSPTQGLDCSGFMQYIFKRSMGITLPRTSAEMATVGQRVDRANLKPGDMVFFGAGGRVSHVGMYIGNDRFIHAPRTGRDIEITSMNGTYWKNRYITARRVDRSTRFTR from the coding sequence ATGAAGTGGATAAAACAAGCAACCCTCTGCGCCCTGGCCGTCCTTGCTTTCGGCCTCGCTCCCACCGCATACGCCGCCCCGGAAGGATTGGATAACGACGCACTCGAGCGCCTTATCCGCGAACGCACCGGACGTGGTGGCCACAGCAACAACGCCCCTGCACCCAGCCGACAATCTTCATCTGCCGGCAGCCGCGCCTCCTCCGGCAGCCAAGACGAAGCTGGCGACCTCATCATGAACGCCATGAGCCTCATCGGCCTCTCCTACCGCTTTGGCGGCAACTCCCCCACCCAAGGCCTCGATTGCAGTGGTTTCATGCAATACATCTTCAAACGCAGCATGGGCATTACCCTGCCGCGCACTTCCGCCGAAATGGCCACCGTAGGCCAACGGGTAGACCGTGCCAACCTCAAGCCCGGCGACATGGTGTTCTTCGGTGCCGGCGGCCGCGTTTCCCACGTAGGTATGTATATTGGCAACGACCGCTTCATCCACGCCCCGCGCACTGGCCGCGACATCGAAATCACCAGCATGAACGGTACTTACTGGAAAAACCGCTACATCACCGCCCGCCGGGTAGACCGCTCCACCCGCTTCACCCGCTAA
- a CDS encoding ABC1 kinase family protein: MVRSAMPALGDINRLRQIVATLARHGLGGFLSRIKLNRAAWLGGKPEQENADISSTAHRFRLAFEELGPTFIKLGQILATRVDIFNAEWIEEFEHLQSSANPLPFEAIFSLLTEQLGRPPEQVFLHIDTEPLGSASIAQVHRAVLLDGSEVAVKVRRPDIEPLIQADLRILTHLAQLTESEMPETRRYQPVQMVQYFAKSLARETDLLAEMRHLQRFAALYADHPAVHIPKVYPEYSNRQALVQEYVAAALLKDTEIELLGAEERHILACRITDVLLNMILGQGLFHADPHPGNIFIYPDLRIGLIDFGMTGYLNPMRRQEINALIEALIHRDPFAVQYILSNWAQGDVPDEDLLGADVMEMLLDYEHTAVRDLRISQVINDLTRIMREHELALPGDLVMLFKALLTLEGVVKRLDGNFQLLEHAKPIVQKVIRQRLSLQQLWRRSRTQSRMLGQMLGELPKNLLRLNRNLQSGRLNVNLDLKRLDSLNRHLEYSANRLTMGMVTAALIIGSSILLSSNIGPKLFGLSFVGFLGYLLAFANSLWIIWSIWRSGKH; this comes from the coding sequence ATGGTTAGATCTGCCATGCCCGCTTTGGGCGATATCAATCGGTTGCGTCAAATCGTGGCCACGCTGGCACGGCACGGTTTGGGCGGTTTTCTCAGCCGGATTAAGCTGAATCGCGCTGCTTGGCTCGGTGGCAAGCCGGAGCAGGAAAATGCGGATATTTCGAGCACGGCACACCGTTTCCGGCTGGCGTTTGAGGAGCTGGGGCCGACCTTTATCAAGCTCGGCCAGATTTTGGCCACCCGGGTTGATATTTTCAACGCCGAATGGATTGAGGAATTCGAGCATCTGCAAAGCAGCGCAAATCCCTTGCCATTCGAGGCGATTTTCTCTTTGCTCACCGAGCAGCTGGGCCGCCCGCCGGAGCAGGTATTCCTGCACATCGATACCGAGCCTTTGGGTAGTGCCTCCATCGCACAGGTACACCGCGCGGTGTTGCTCGACGGCAGCGAGGTGGCGGTAAAGGTGCGCCGGCCGGATATCGAACCGCTAATCCAGGCGGATCTGCGTATTCTAACCCACCTGGCACAGCTCACCGAATCGGAAATGCCAGAAACCCGCCGCTATCAGCCGGTGCAGATGGTGCAGTATTTTGCCAAAAGTCTGGCTAGGGAAACCGATTTGCTGGCCGAAATGCGCCATTTGCAGCGGTTTGCTGCGCTGTATGCCGACCATCCGGCGGTGCATATTCCCAAGGTATATCCTGAATACAGCAACCGGCAGGCGTTGGTGCAGGAATACGTGGCTGCCGCCCTGCTGAAAGATACCGAAATCGAATTACTTGGCGCAGAAGAGCGGCATATTCTGGCCTGCCGCATCACCGACGTACTGCTCAACATGATACTGGGGCAGGGCCTGTTTCATGCCGACCCGCACCCGGGTAATATCTTTATTTATCCCGACTTACGCATCGGTCTGATCGATTTCGGCATGACAGGCTACCTGAATCCGATGCGCCGGCAGGAAATCAACGCGCTGATTGAAGCCCTTATCCACCGTGATCCGTTTGCCGTGCAATATATTCTGAGCAACTGGGCACAGGGCGATGTTCCCGATGAAGACCTGCTCGGCGCCGACGTGATGGAAATGCTGCTCGACTACGAACACACCGCCGTGCGTGATCTGCGCATCAGCCAGGTAATTAACGATTTAACCCGCATCATGCGCGAGCACGAGCTGGCCTTGCCGGGCGATTTGGTGATGCTGTTCAAAGCCCTACTCACTCTCGAAGGCGTGGTAAAAAGGCTGGACGGCAACTTCCAACTGCTGGAGCACGCCAAACCGATTGTGCAGAAAGTGATCCGCCAGCGCCTTTCGCTACAGCAACTTTGGCGCCGAAGCCGCACGCAAAGCCGTATGCTGGGGCAAATGCTGGGCGAGCTGCCCAAAAACTTGCTGCGCCTCAACCGCAATCTGCAAAGCGGCCGATTAAACGTGAACCTGGATTTGAAACGCCTCGACAGTTTAAACCGACACCTGGAATACAGTGCCAACCGGCTGACCATGGGCATGGTGACGGCGGCGTTGATTATCGGCTCATCCATCCTGCTCAGCAGCAATATCGGCCCGAAGCTGTTTGGCTTGTCGTTTGTTGGCTTCCTCGGCTATCTCTTGGCCTTTGCCAACAGCCTGTGGATTATCTGGTCTATCTGGCGTTCGGGCAAACATTAA
- the xseA gene encoding exodeoxyribonuclease VII large subunit — MSDLFAPAALSVSELNHLAKNLLEDQLAGLWVGGEVSNLMKAASGHYYFVLKDQRAQVRCTLFKHAARSLAALLREGEEVEVLGKITLYEARGEFQINVQEVRRKGLGQLFEAYERLKQRLQAEGLFDAAHKRPLPTAPQCIGVVTSLAAAALRDVVTTLRRRAPDVRVVVYPTAVQGAGSEFQVASAIAAAAEHAQADVLIVCRGGGSIEDLWAFNEEAAVLAVAACPIPVVSGVGHETDFTLTDFAADVRAPTPTAAAELASPNRLEQLDKMCRLHSHMRHTLQRRCTDAAQRLDWHAAQLRHPRQKWQEQQAGLLRSRQMLADNMLRHLHRKQEQLIYLAELCRRSRPQVQTAVRQLQTQAIQLNRYMAALLAQKQAQCQKQVGILDALSPQHTLSRGYSVITDRTGKVVRDAGRLHSGQVLQLHFETGTAKAQVLPQRTGQQDLFD; from the coding sequence ATGTCCGACCTATTCGCCCCCGCCGCGCTTTCTGTTTCCGAGCTCAACCATTTGGCCAAAAACCTGCTGGAAGACCAGCTTGCCGGGCTGTGGGTGGGCGGCGAAGTGTCGAATTTGATGAAGGCGGCGAGCGGGCACTATTATTTTGTTTTAAAAGACCAACGCGCCCAGGTGCGCTGCACTTTGTTTAAGCATGCCGCCCGTTCGCTGGCCGCGCTGCTGCGCGAGGGCGAGGAAGTGGAGGTGTTGGGCAAAATCACGCTGTATGAAGCGCGCGGGGAGTTTCAGATTAATGTGCAGGAAGTGCGGCGCAAGGGGCTGGGGCAGCTGTTTGAGGCTTATGAGAGGCTGAAGCAGCGCCTACAGGCGGAAGGCTTGTTTGATGCGGCACACAAACGGCCGTTGCCTACCGCGCCGCAATGTATCGGCGTGGTCACCAGTTTGGCAGCGGCGGCATTGCGCGATGTGGTCACCACGTTGCGGCGGCGTGCGCCGGATGTGCGCGTGGTGGTGTATCCCACGGCGGTGCAGGGCGCGGGCAGCGAGTTTCAGGTAGCCTCGGCCATTGCGGCGGCGGCGGAACATGCGCAGGCAGATGTGCTGATTGTGTGCCGTGGCGGGGGCAGCATTGAGGATTTGTGGGCGTTTAACGAAGAAGCGGCGGTGCTCGCGGTGGCGGCATGCCCGATTCCGGTGGTGAGCGGGGTGGGGCACGAAACCGATTTCACGCTCACGGATTTTGCCGCCGACGTGCGCGCACCCACGCCCACCGCCGCTGCTGAGCTGGCCAGCCCGAACCGTTTGGAGCAACTGGACAAAATGTGCCGCCTGCATAGCCATATGCGCCACACGCTACAAAGGCGCTGCACAGACGCGGCGCAACGGCTCGATTGGCATGCCGCGCAGTTGCGCCATCCGCGCCAGAAATGGCAGGAACAGCAGGCTGGCTTGTTGCGCAGCCGCCAAATGCTTGCCGACAATATGCTGCGCCACCTGCACCGCAAACAGGAGCAGCTGATCTACTTGGCCGAACTATGTCGCCGCAGCCGGCCACAAGTGCAGACTGCTGTGCGGCAGCTACAAACACAGGCTATACAACTCAACCGCTACATGGCCGCACTCTTGGCACAAAAGCAGGCACAGTGCCAAAAGCAGGTGGGCATTTTGGATGCCCTCTCGCCACAACACACGTTGTCGCGCGGCTATAGCGTGATTACCGACCGTACGGGCAAAGTGGTGCGCGATGCGGGCAGACTGCACAGCGGGCAGGTGTTGCAGCTGCATTTTGAAACCGGCACGGCCAAGGCGCAGGTGTTGCCGCAGCGTACCGGGCAGCAGGATTTGTTTGATTAG